Proteins from one Hemiscyllium ocellatum isolate sHemOce1 chromosome 30, sHemOce1.pat.X.cur, whole genome shotgun sequence genomic window:
- the LOC132830115 gene encoding thyroid hormone receptor-associated protein 3-like isoform X4 — translation MKSYAGPRSRSRSYSPQHNRERNYQREYQPREFRGHRGYRRPFIQRRGRGYYPRGNWNNRGGYGNYGSYNHYGNYRPNWHNYRSTYSPRRGRSRSRSPKRRSISPRSRSRSRYTDKSSSSRSGRSSSSRSRSSPHRSHSASPKRRSKKTKSSQKEAAVSKPPVQEGEDQQKRSSEDGQAGNGSSEAPAGLAPKRSDSWKGLTAYDTSPKHPSPAPRSTVVLKTSPALHSSPSQQSPSLAGTARHASPHGSPGQMSPQSRSPTRPNASHQSPPSLSSTIRNVSRQAPANHSPPVGLAQGIAQKEEIRPGMSGLFVEQTAPTISSYLKRYVPRSVVKTEFHVKNVPEKGSRSSQSPKRFKGGVAEEFEKISKAEMRHKFDYDEEEVEEHDKDYPAKNQKEYGYEDELKYRSKLIASKTQERYDEEDEEEEEDDDNDRPRKREEINFFKHIAISKEKFREVEEVEEEELMPEKFKKEERFLSKKADGSRYREVSPAKTLKYKGGRAESPPPPRKSSDSKEQEGVAAQEESTPVLKPTHRPTEVTLKMDSLQFGDDSLGSANILTHERRLCRDLVHKPKKDQEFRSIFQHIQMAQSRRSPSELFAQHIVTLVHHVKEHYFKSAGVTLNERFTMYQRRTAEQEVPRQKSPEIHRRIDISPSALKKRMHLRDEIKSQKESSYKQGGGKLKDEPDDLRLDIEHRRKYKSKEGEHKKDSSKDSRDSSHSRERSKEKSGKIPKAYKESKKHRKRKKTRPRTSSSSTSSSSSSPSHEGKDEQEEGVGREETSTGFNKARLGTREFTGPPTRGRARGIFQFRIRGRGYGRGAFPGPSNSSNPGNPTFQKRPREEDWDPEYTPKSKKYYLHDDREGDGDNYWANKRGRGTFQRGRGRFLYKKSNTSPKWTHDKYQGSGQEGVEEEEEEEEEDGQVGSIATQEEKKLGTMEQ, via the exons ATGAAAAGCTACGCTGG CCCAAGGTCTCGCTCCAGGTCGTACTCTCCGCAGCATAACCGGGAACGTAACTACCAACGGGAATACCAACCCAGGGAATTTCGAGGCCATCGGGGCTACAGGCGGCCCTTTATCCAGCGCCGAGGGCGAGGCTATTATCCGAGAGGTAACTGGAATAACCGTGGGGGTTATGGCAACTATGGCAGTTACAACCATTATGGCAATTACAGACCCAACTGGCATAACTACCGCTCAACTTACAGCCCACGGCGTGGCCGGTCCCGTTCGCGCTCACCAAAGCGGCGCTCAATATCACCGAGATCGAGGAGTCGCTCCAGATACACAGACAAATCATCATCAAGCCGGTCAGGAAGGTCATCATCTTCCAGGTCTCGCTCCTCGCCTCACCGCAGTCACTCAGCTTCCCCTAAACGAAGGAGCAAGAAGACCAAGTCTTCCCAGAAAGAGGCAGCTGTTTCTAAACCCCCAGTCCAGGAGGGAGAAGACCAACAGAAACGGTCATCTGAGGATGGGCAGGCCGGTAATGGCAGCTCTGAGGCCCCTGCCGGCCTGGCCCCCAAACGCAGTGACTCATGGAAAGGCCTAACTGCTTATGACACCAGCCCTAAACATCCCAGTCCAGCCCCACGTTCTACTGTAGTGTTGAAGACCAGTCCGGCATTGCATTCCAGCCCAAGCCAGCAGAGCCCCTCGTTGGCGGGCACAGCACGCCATGCTTCACCTCACGGGAGTCCTGGGCAGATGAGCCCACAGAGTCGCAGCCCGACCAGACCGAATGCATCTCACCAGAGCCCACCATCACTCAGTTCTACAATTCGCAATGTGTCGCGGCAGGCCCCAGCTAACCACAGCCCACCGGTGGGCCTGGCACAAGGCATTGCACAGAAAGAGGAAATAAGGCCAGGAATGTCTGGCCTGTTTGTGGAACAGACGGCCCCAACTATCTCTTCATATCTAAAGAGGTATGTTCCGAGAAG TGTGGTGAAAACGGAGTTCCATGTGAAAAATGTTCCAGAGAAAGGCAGCCGTAGCAGCCAATCCCCAAAACGGTTCAAGGGTGGAGTTGCCGAGGAGTTTGAAAAAATCTCAAAAGCAGAGATGCGCCACAAATTTGACTATGATGAAGAGGAGGTCGAGGAACATGACAAGGACTACCCAGCCAAGAACCAAAAGGAATATGGGTATGAGGATGAGCTCAAGTACAGGAGCAAATTAATTGCAAGTAAAACGCAGGAGCGATATGatgaggaggatgaggaggaggaggaagatgaTGACAATGATAGACCACGCAAACGGGAAGAGATAAATTTCTTTAAGCACATCGCCATCTCCAAGGAGAAGTTTAGAgaagtggaggaggtggaggaggaggaattaATGCCTGAGAAATTCAAAAAAGAGGAGCGATTTCTATCAAAGAAAGCTGACGGGAGCAGATATCGGGAGGTGTCACCTGCAAAAACATTAAAGTATAAGGGAGGCCGAGCAGAAAGTCCTCCTCCCCCAAGGAAAAGCTCCGATAGCAAAGAGCAGGAAGGTGTGGCTGCTCAAGAGGAAAGCACCCCTGTGCTTAAACCAACTCATCGTCCAACAGAGGTGACACTGAAAATGGATTCGTTGCAGTTTGGCGATGACTCTCTTGG CTCTGCCAACATTCTGACCCATGAGCGACGCCTCTGTCGCGACCTTGTTCACAAACCCAAAAAAGATCAGGAGTTTCGTTCTATCTTCCAGCATATTCAGATGGCACAGTCTCGACGTAGTCCTTCTGAGCTGTTTGCTCAGCACATTGTGACTCTGGTTCACCACGTGAAAG AACATTACTTCAAGTCTGCAGGAGTCACATTAAATGAACGCTTTACGATGTACCAAAGGAGAACCGCCGAGCAAGAAGTGCCCAGACAGAAGAGCCCAGAGATTCATAG GCGGATTGATATTTCACCCAGTGCTCTAAAGAAACGTATGCATCTCCGTGATGAAATAAAGAGCCAGAAGGAGAGCAGCTACAAG CAGGGAGGAGGGAAATTAAAGGATGAACCTGATGACCTTCGCCTAGATATTGAGCACCGAaggaaatataaaagcaaggaaggagaGCATAAAAAAGATAGTTCCAAAGATTCAAGAGATTCCAGCCATTCACGTGAACGGTCAAAGGAAAAGTCTGGAAAAATTCCCAAAGCTTACAAGGAGTCTAAAAAGCACAG AAAGCGCAAGAAAACCAGACCAAGAACCAGCTCATCATCCACTTCGTCTTCCTCTTCATCTCCGTCACACGAGGGAAAAGATGAGCAAGAAGAGGGAGTGGGCCGGGAGGAGACCTCGACTGGCTTTAACAAAGCTCGCCTTGGGACGAGAGAGTTCACTGGCCCACCAACACGAGGCAGAGCGCGTGGAATCTTT CAGTTCAGAATAAGAGGAAGAGGATATGGCAGGGGAGCGTTTCCTGGTCCCAGCAATAGCAGTAACCCTGGTAACCCAACTTTCCAAAAGAGGCCCCGCGAAGAGGACTGGGATCCCGAGTACACACCAAAAAGCAAAAAGTACTATCTG